From a region of the Streptomyces sp. NBC_01244 genome:
- a CDS encoding alpha/beta fold hydrolase: MNGRTEVGVRLRRPAEGAGRPVRVLTLHGLAGTTEVWRRFSELAAPRLEVWEAELPWAASAVGTGWSHRPDPVPWVRQALDGVPGGADAVVAHSFAAGAVLELLAAERPARPAAVVLVSPFHRRDPDDFDFETAQYYLNGFHRILDEGLRVSSADRIPRDLRELMALKMRERVGPYGWMRFFDAYLRSPFLDIGSLTRPVLVVAGEHDFAAPPSDARALAEALPHAEVRVFDDSGHFPMAEQPELFAATVNAFLTGSRPRTAVSEPARTATGAALPAPTASTAPTVLTALAEPLPLPAPELT; the protein is encoded by the coding sequence GTGAACGGACGCACCGAGGTGGGGGTCCGCCTGCGGCGCCCCGCCGAGGGCGCCGGAAGGCCCGTACGGGTCCTGACCCTGCACGGCCTGGCCGGCACCACCGAGGTCTGGCGCCGGTTCAGCGAGCTCGCCGCCCCCCGCCTGGAGGTCTGGGAGGCCGAACTGCCCTGGGCGGCCTCCGCCGTGGGCACCGGCTGGAGCCACCGGCCCGACCCGGTGCCGTGGGTCCGCCAGGCCCTCGACGGCGTGCCCGGCGGCGCGGACGCCGTGGTCGCCCACTCCTTCGCGGCCGGCGCCGTGCTGGAGCTGCTGGCCGCCGAGCGGCCGGCCCGCCCCGCCGCCGTCGTCCTGGTCTCCCCGTTCCACCGCCGCGACCCGGACGACTTCGACTTCGAGACCGCGCAGTACTACCTCAACGGTTTCCACCGGATCCTCGACGAGGGGCTGCGCGTCAGCTCCGCCGACCGGATCCCGCGGGACCTGCGCGAGCTGATGGCGCTGAAGATGCGCGAACGTGTCGGCCCGTACGGCTGGATGCGGTTCTTCGACGCCTACCTGCGCAGCCCGTTCCTCGACATCGGATCGCTGACCCGGCCCGTTCTGGTCGTCGCGGGGGAGCACGACTTCGCCGCCCCGCCGTCCGACGCCCGAGCCCTGGCCGAGGCCCTGCCGCACGCCGAGGTACGGGTCTTCGACGACAGCGGCCACTTCCCGATGGCGGAGCAGCCCGAGCTGTTCGCCGCCACCGTCAACGCCTTCCTCACCGGCTCCCGGCCGCGCACGGCGGTATCCGAACCCGCCCGCACGGCCACCGGGGCCGCCCTGCCCGCCCCCACCGCCTCGACCGCCCCCACCGTCCTGACCGCCCTGGCCGAACCCCTGCCCCTGCCTGCACCGGAGCTGACGTGA